The Oxobacter pfennigii nucleotide sequence TAAGTTCATCGCGGCCGCCGAGAGGAGGCGGTGATCTTACGCTGCCTCTATACCTCGTTGAAAGACGCGTGTTAAGAGGGAATTATAAAAGAACATGAGCAAAAAGAGAAAGCAATGCTGAATTATTTTTTCGTAACTTTCCTTTATAACGAAGTTGGAGATCTCTCCGGCTTCGGATTTGTCCTTTTACTTGAGCGCCCGGGGTGTGACGGCAGTGCTTAATTCGTTGGTAATATGTTGGGTTTAACGGCACTGTCAATCCGAAACTCCGGCTTTCTGCATGATGATACTGATTCTCCGCATCATAAATCTTGATGCCACACCGATGAAAAAATAAATGGGCAGACCATACCAGCTTTTCCATATCAGCATTTTGTATACACCGCTGCAGACGAATATCGGCTCGAATACAAAGCAGAACACGATTGACATCACTGCGCTTGCGATTAGAAAGATTTTCCATGTTTTTGTGTATTGATAGATCAGCATATAGAGCAGAGGCAGGCAAGATATGTTGATGGCGGTAAGTGGCGGAAATAATGGAATGATATCCGCTGTGTAATACCACAGACTCAACTCTAGGCCTACTTCGTCCAGAACGATCACCCATATTATGACCAGCGCAGAATGTAATACAAGCTCGCTCATCCGGTTCTTGTTAGCCAGCTTCCACCATAAAAACAGATTGATAAGGAAGAGAGCAAGTAATATCCACCAGTTAAGCTTGAATAGCTGAGCGTTCAGCCATTCGTTGATACGTGCTATCGTCAGACGCCACTGGTCCTGAACATCGGGCCCGAAGCCCGCCGGGGAAATAATCACGCAATCACCACCCCTTTGCTTCGCGGCTTTTTACTGTGATTTTTAATACCTTGACCGTAAGCATTTTCACCAGAAGAGCCATTATGGCATAGACAGGAATACTCAGCCAATA carries:
- a CDS encoding CBO0543 family protein is translated as MIISPAGFGPDVQDQWRLTIARINEWLNAQLFKLNWWILLALFLINLFLWWKLANKNRMSELVLHSALVIIWVIVLDEVGLELSLWYYTADIIPLFPPLTAINISCLPLLYMLIYQYTKTWKIFLIASAVMSIVFCFVFEPIFVCSGVYKMLIWKSWYGLPIYFFIGVASRFMMRRISIIMQKAGVSD